A region of Stegostoma tigrinum isolate sSteTig4 chromosome 5, sSteTig4.hap1, whole genome shotgun sequence DNA encodes the following proteins:
- the LOC125451401 gene encoding E3 ubiquitin-protein ligase RNF166-like isoform X3 — protein sequence MYGLLNHGIPTMQKRPFGSLSLHQPSVQRASYPETLGFCQECHIKNFNTNSGKCPLCRNPTSPMEEPATDIETCMRTVKANCRGCDIEVYLINMKAHTSACAKYLEEYGPYDNTSAIPQPTPASFSAMDPNGSTFTCPYCQQTGYDMSDLVLHCCTNHYHDNQHVVCPICASMPWGDPNYHSRNFIQHLRVRHRFHYQYFVNFNQDEELMLQDTIWNSYQDFD from the exons ATGT ATGGACtattgaatcatggaatccccacaatgcagaagaggccatttggctcattgagtctgcaccagccaagtgtccaaagagcatcctatccagaaaCCCTCGG CTTTTGCCAAGAATGCCACATTAAAAACTTCAACACGAACAGCGGAAAATGTCCATTGTGCCGGAATCCCACTTCTCCCATGGAGGAGCCAGCAACCGACATTGAGACCTGCATGAGAACAGTGAAAGCAAATTGCAGAGGTTGTGACATTGAG GTGTATCTGATCAACATGAAGGCACACACTTCAGCCTGTGCAAAGTATTTGGAGGAATACGGTCCATACGACAATACAAGTGCAATACCTCAGCCAACACCTGCATCATTCAG TGCCATGGATCCAAACGGATCTACATTTACCTGTCCATATTGCCAACAAACGGGTTATGACATGAGCGATCTCGTGCTGCACTGTTGCACAAATCATTATCATGACAATCAGCATGTG GTCTGTCCGATTTGTGCATCAATGCCCTGGGGGGATCCAAATTATCACAGCAGGAATTTCATTCAGCACCTGAGAGTCCGACACCGATTCCACTACCAATACTTTGTG AATTTTAATCAGGATGAAGAATTGATGCTGCAAGACACCATTTGGAATTCATATCAGGATTTTGATTAA
- the LOC125451401 gene encoding E3 ubiquitin-protein ligase RNF166-like isoform X2, with protein MQKRPFGSLSLHQPSVQRASYPETLGFCQECHIKNFNTNSGKCPLCRNPTSPMEEPATDIETCMRTVKANCRGCDIEVYLINMKAHTSACAKYLEEYGPYDNTSAIPQPTPASFSAMDPNGSTFTCPYCQQTGYDMSDLVLHCCTNHYHDNQHVVCPICASMPWGDPNYHSRNFIQHLRVRHRFHYQYFVNFNQDEELMLQDTIWNSYQDFD; from the exons atgcagaagaggccatttggctcattgagtctgcaccagccaagtgtccaaagagcatcctatccagaaaCCCTCGG CTTTTGCCAAGAATGCCACATTAAAAACTTCAACACGAACAGCGGAAAATGTCCATTGTGCCGGAATCCCACTTCTCCCATGGAGGAGCCAGCAACCGACATTGAGACCTGCATGAGAACAGTGAAAGCAAATTGCAGAGGTTGTGACATTGAG GTGTATCTGATCAACATGAAGGCACACACTTCAGCCTGTGCAAAGTATTTGGAGGAATACGGTCCATACGACAATACAAGTGCAATACCTCAGCCAACACCTGCATCATTCAG TGCCATGGATCCAAACGGATCTACATTTACCTGTCCATATTGCCAACAAACGGGTTATGACATGAGCGATCTCGTGCTGCACTGTTGCACAAATCATTATCATGACAATCAGCATGTG GTCTGTCCGATTTGTGCATCAATGCCCTGGGGGGATCCAAATTATCACAGCAGGAATTTCATTCAGCACCTGAGAGTCCGACACCGATTCCACTACCAATACTTTGTG AATTTTAATCAGGATGAAGAATTGATGCTGCAAGACACCATTTGGAATTCATATCAGGATTTTGATTAA
- the LOC125451401 gene encoding E3 ubiquitin-protein ligase RNF166-like isoform X1, with product MNSKEAEEFECPICMQALHKPIRTQCQHVFCQECHIKNFNTNSGKCPLCRNPTSPMEEPATDIETCMRTVKANCRGCDIEVYLINMKAHTSACAKYLEEYGPYDNTSAIPQPTPASFSAMDPNGSTFTCPYCQQTGYDMSDLVLHCCTNHYHDNQHVVCPICASMPWGDPNYHSRNFIQHLRVRHRFHYQYFVNFNQDEELMLQDTIWNSYQDFD from the exons ATGAATTCGAAAGAAGCTGAGGAATTTGAGTGCCCTATCTGCATGCAAGCACTGCACAAGCCGATCAGAACCCAGTGTCAACATGT CTTTTGCCAAGAATGCCACATTAAAAACTTCAACACGAACAGCGGAAAATGTCCATTGTGCCGGAATCCCACTTCTCCCATGGAGGAGCCAGCAACCGACATTGAGACCTGCATGAGAACAGTGAAAGCAAATTGCAGAGGTTGTGACATTGAG GTGTATCTGATCAACATGAAGGCACACACTTCAGCCTGTGCAAAGTATTTGGAGGAATACGGTCCATACGACAATACAAGTGCAATACCTCAGCCAACACCTGCATCATTCAG TGCCATGGATCCAAACGGATCTACATTTACCTGTCCATATTGCCAACAAACGGGTTATGACATGAGCGATCTCGTGCTGCACTGTTGCACAAATCATTATCATGACAATCAGCATGTG GTCTGTCCGATTTGTGCATCAATGCCCTGGGGGGATCCAAATTATCACAGCAGGAATTTCATTCAGCACCTGAGAGTCCGACACCGATTCCACTACCAATACTTTGTG AATTTTAATCAGGATGAAGAATTGATGCTGCAAGACACCATTTGGAATTCATATCAGGATTTTGATTAA